A DNA window from Daucus carota subsp. sativus chromosome 3, DH1 v3.0, whole genome shotgun sequence contains the following coding sequences:
- the LOC108214079 gene encoding uncharacterized protein At5g64816, whose protein sequence is MVDWWWSVLGAAVPAVVGGQAWRMKNRRAEEQRLKSVRGREKSSDEIFVCERVCTSKRMLKKVGAFSKEPTPDTCVTVCGVSELDACADACARTVCVNQHQVPNWNDTCLKRCQSECLRLSSSASTTS, encoded by the coding sequence ATGGTGGACTGGTGGTGGTCAGTATTGGGGGCGGCTGTTCCAGCAGTTGTGGGAGGTCAAGCATGGAGGATGAAGAACAGGCGTGCAGAGGAGCAGAGATTGAAAAGCgtaagagggagagagaagagctCTGATGAGATATTTGTTTGTGAAAGGGTGTGCACATCTAAGAGAATGTTAAAAAAGGTTGGGGCATTTTCTAAAGAACCAACTCCTGATACTTGTGTTACTGTTTGTGGAGTTTCTGAACTCGATGCTTGTGCTGATGCGTGTGCTCGAACTGTTTGTGTTAATCAACACCAAGTTCCCAATTGGAATGATACTTGTCTCAAGAGATGCCAGAGTGAATGCCTTAGGCTCTCGAGTTCTGCATCTACGACGTCATAG
- the LOC108210972 gene encoding uncharacterized protein LOC108210972 — protein sequence MGSICKENIEKKSTKEDADNHLSIDLTLGDVIWVKINKTSWWPAQVFNEDSMSCNFNPIKKADSDVLVRLYGSYRYLYVDPVVSRSEFACILLENNGKYDEIMMKTLKKDLARVKYGRSKGERAEPKERKTPKKDKNGMVQAEEGGSRKRKQGTLNNLEPNGSKSEPTTEENLQEQRSARRMKIMQRLGLIAPPDSPFRPKYMNQD from the exons ATGGGAAGTATATGCAAAGAAAATATCGAAAAGAAAAGCACAAAAGAAGATGCTGACAACCACCTATCCATTGATCTAACTCTCGGGGATGTAATATGGGTTAAGATAAACAAAACCTCGTGGTGGCCTGCACAG GTTTTCAATGAAGATAGCATGAGTTGCAATTTTAATCCCATCAAGAAAGCAGACAGTGATGTACTTGTGCGATTATATGGCAGCTATAGATA CTTGTATGTAGATCCCGTTGTATCTCGCTCAGAGTTTGCCTGT ATACTACTGGAGAACAATGGGAAGTACGACGAAATAATGATGAAAACCTTAAAGAAG GATCTTGCACGCGTTAAATACGGTCGATCAAAGGGAGAAAGAGCAGAACCCAAAG AAAGAAAGACACCAAAAAAGGATAAGAATGGCATGGTACAAGCTGAAGAAGGCGGAAGCAGAAAAAGAAAGCAAGGGACGCTGAATAACCTTGAGCCAAATGGGTCAAAATCT GAGCCAACTACAGAAGAGAATTTACAAGAACAACGCAGTGCTCGAAGGATGAAAATTATGCAGAGGTTAGGTTTAATTGCCCCACCCGATTCCCCATTTCGCCCAAAGTACATGAACCAGGACTAA
- the LOC108210904 gene encoding AT-hook motif nuclear-localized protein 28: MKGEEYPEEIHPSTTTTSMFSKIHQTQNFHPIPPPYHVTTFPQDPNTPTSNSPKNEPSQNDGASIEVTRRPRGRPPGSKNKPKSPIIITREPEPIMSPYVLEIPAGSDIIHTVTTFCRRRNSGLCILSGSGMVSNVTLKQPSTTPGATVTFHGRLDMLSISATILPNLANSFTITLAGPQGQIVGGAAVAPLVAASTVYVIAASFNSPAYHRLPLEDGQENNENNGGGADVASPSGGSGGGDSGHAIYSCHGLATDVIWAPTPRQAPASYQ, encoded by the coding sequence atgaaGGGAGAAGAATATCCAGAAGAAATACACCCCTCTACCACCACCACCTCAATGTTCTccaaaatccaccaaactcaAAATTTCCACCCCATACCCCCACCCTACCACGTCACCACCTTCCCTCAAGACCCCAACACCCCCACTTCCAACTCCCCTAAAAACGAGCCCTCCCAAAACGACGGCGCTTCGATAGAAGTCACTCGCCGTCCACGTGGCCGCCCGCCCGGATCCAAAAACAAACCCAAGTCGCCCATTATCATCACCCGAGAACCCGAACCCATCATGTCACCTTACGTCCTCGAAATCCCCGCCGGGTCGGATATTATCCACACGGTCACCACCTTCTGTAGACGACGGAACTCGGGTCTTTGTATTCTAAGCGGGTCGGGTATGGTCAGCAACGTCACGCTGAAACAGCCGTCGACTACGCCCGGCGCCACCGTGACTTTTCACGGCCGTTTGGACATGTTGTCTATATCAGCGACCATCTTGCCAAACCTAGCAAACAGCTTCACTATTACACTGGCGGGCCCACAAGGGCAGATTGTTGGCGGGGCCGCCGTGGCCCCACTGGTGGCTGCTTCGACGGTGTATGTGATTGCGGCGTCGTTCAACAGTCCGGCGTATCATCGTTTGCCGCTTGAAGATGGGCAGGAGAATAATGAAAATAATGGCGGGGGAGCTGACGTGGCGTCGCCGTCGGGGGGTTCTGGAGGCGGAGACAGCGGGCATGCGATATATAGTTGTCATGGGTTGGCGACGGATGTGATATGGGCACCGACCCCGAGGCAAGCTCCGGCGAGTTATCAGTGA